GTATGGTGAGCCCGTCTACAAGACCCTTCCTAAAGACACTCTTGTTACCCCCCTATTCAAGGAATTCTATGCTCATACCGATTATAAATCCTACGCCAAGCGCGCCCATCTGAAATTGTGGTCTTAAGCACTTTTTCACTCTTTATTTTTAACGCCATTCggtaaaaatcgaaataaatctTCGCAATTGGAATGGATTAgccaataaataaaagtaaatcagctttattttaatatggatttctttattaattcaaaaatttacgtgtcatagaattaaaaaaaagttattcaagAACGGAGGACGCATTTCAAGTCTAAAGCTGGTACTGTCCGTCGAATGTTACCTCCAGATATATTCAACGGTTTAAATGGCATATTTACAAAGTATCATCTagcaaatgaaataaacaaGTTACAAATAACATAAGGTACGGAAAAAACTTATTAATTCGTAGATCTAAATAGCGTAGCTTTGACATTATTTTTGTGAGATTATGCGTAAATGCAAATCACATGCAGTTGTTACTTCATGTCCCGTCGTCGTTTAATTGTACCATCACAAGTTGGAAGATGCCTTTGCAAGAAACCCTCAAAGACAAATTTGCGCCCACAACGTTCGCAATGAAAATCACGCTTCTCTCCTAACATTTGTTTGTGCTGTTTTAATTGTTCCGCATTGGAATACTTCTCACGGCACTCATCACAGGCGTAACGCCGTTTTACTTGGCCTTCTTCGAACACCACCGTAAAGTTTTGTGAACAAAATGAGCACGTGAACTCTTTAACCACTATCTTTTTCCCTCCATGCTGATCAGCTAAAGCCTGAGCTTCCGCGTCTAGTTTATCTTGTTGTTTATGGCTCTCCATATGCGCTTTCCATTTACCCTCgtcaataaattttctataacaccGAGTACATCGTCTTGGGCCTTCACCTGTGTGTCGCATCATATGCTCTTTTAAATACGAAACTGAATTGAATACCTTATtgcaaatttcacattttctttgTTCTGGCGGAACCTCTTCACGCTGCTTCATGCAAGCGCGCATATGTAGTTTTAATGATCCTGCAGCACTGTAGCAATTGCCACAATTTGGGCAATAAAAAGTCTTAGAACGGTTTCCCATCGAATCAGTTGGGCTAAGGCTGGCATCACCATCACCACCACTTTCGGTTCCCGTCTCTTCGGGAATTGGCGATGAAGGTACGATATGTAAAATGGTATGTGTGCCATCGTTTTCTTCCACGGTCTCCACCTCTTCGACAGAATGATTGTCGACTAGTTGTTGAATGGTCACAGCACGTCCATGTTCATCAATTATCACTTCTTGTGTGCTTACAATCGTTTCATGTGTTCCAGACAATGATTCAACCGCAGATTCAGATTCTTCCGCCGATGTAAATGTAGCATATGCATATTGCGCACCATCTGGAGCATTGGGATCATGAATCAGTACCGGAACCACTTCCTCTTTAACCGTTGAAGTCAGTGTTGTGAATTTGGCTCGCTTTGGGttcatattgcaaaaaaaaattaatagagtTTCAACGTTTCGCGTCTTTTCGCTGCAGTTAGTCAACACTTTTTCACCGAGTTGATTTTTTTCCCGAACCTTTTGCACTACCGAAGGTATTTGACACGAAAATTCGATTGTGGCAACATTCAGTCAAAATGGTGGACAGACTTGCCAAAGTGCTGAGTTGATTTCAGCAAAAGTTGGCAGCATTGTGCTGAGCAgggttgcatgtgtgtgtttcttGCTTAGCGCTAACAGGGTTACCTATAACATTTCTTATAGAAAACGCAAACCCCGCTCTAGTACActgcatttttaaatttgaattacactttttttcaaattaaaaaaaaaagaaatgtgatttatttacatttattaatgTCATTTATCTATATTACCATCTTTATCGTTTATTTCTTATTGTAGTAAGTTAAACTATGCATATGGTATAGTTATAACAATAATTCTTTGTTCATGGtatacatactcacatatacatacatatgcatttttcCTTTTAACCTTTATGTGCTCGGGATTGTAAACTTACGTTGGCGGTCGGAAGTCTACATTTGTAGcaattatgtatttgtatggaaaactatgtCAACATATGAACAAAAACACTGGAACGAAGAGTTTTATActtgtatgcatatttattatgtaatatatgatttttagaTACATAgttaagttgaaaatatttaaatatcattCATCGTACAACATTTGCCTAAAGTATATGTTGTAGCATGTGTGTCACATACAGGTTTTTTACACCAACTGCAAATCTTGCGTGTGGTTTTACGCTTTCCAGCTTCACATTTTTGACAACGAACAGGGTGCATAGGTTGAAAGTCGTTAGAAATATCAGGCAAGTGGTTCGCAATAGTGCCGGAAACAGGAGAACTACCGAGTGCCATTTCAATAGCCAGGCGTGTTGGAGCATGGCCTACTACCCTTGGATTTTGAGAGCGCTGCTCAATTGCTGGCATAAAAAGCTGTTTTGCAAGGCATCGCAGGAACTTTCGTCGTTTGTCTGTTTGTTGGATATGGTCGTTGTTTTCCGAATATATAATGAATCCGGCTAGAGCGCTTATATCTAGCATGTTAAAAAACATTGCTAAAGGCCAACGCAAAGTTTTCCGTTTAGTGGAATATGCAGAAAGCATTTTGTCCATTGCATCGACGCCCCCTTTGGTAGCGTTGTAGTCAAGGATATACTGTGGCTTGTTTTTCTTCTCAGGTACAATAGCATTTGTCAAGGGCGTACTGGAAAGTAGTATAACAGCTTTTCCCTTTTTTGGCACGTAAGATACCAACGCAAATTTTGATTCGAGAAAGCCAAAAATTGTTGACTGTTCTGCTCGTTTGCGGTctgctttcatttcatttggcacaaatgttttgttttgacGAACAGTACCAAGAAGGGAGAGCCCTTTCAACAGCAAATGCCTAGACAGATTCAATGAAGTAAAAAAGTTATCACAGATTATGGTTCTTCCGGTGTTTTGCCAAGGGTAAACCAGTCTTTGCACGACATTCTCTCCTACATTAGTTGCACGACTAGAATTCGATTCCTTTCCTGTGTAAATATCGCAGTTGAGAGGATAGAAAGACTTTGCATCGCATGCGAACCAGACTTTTATGCCATATTTTGCAGGTTTTGATGGTATGTACTGCGTGAATCTAGTTCTTCCGCGATATGCAAATAGTTGTTCGTCAACTGTTATCTCTCCTGATGGTTGATAGTAGCGGCGAAGATTGTTGTTCATTAGAGCCCATAATGCAGAAATTGGAGCAGCTTTATCGTTTGCTAGTCGAGCAACTCTAGTACGCTCATTATCAAACCGAATGAACCGCAAAATTTCCTTCAACCGAGATTTCGGCATTACAGCACGGTAGTAACAAACTGCTTCAGTAGTCCACAATACATCAATGTCTTCATCGTTAGACTTATTAACACCTGCCAAAAATAAGAGCCCAATGAATGCTCTCAATTCAACAATTGTCACTTTATTCCAAATTCTCTTATTTCCGTTGAGGTTTTGTTCATTCCAATTTTGAAACGTTTTTTCGGCTTTCGCGTTAGTATCAATTAGAACTTGTTCGAACATCGATGGGgtgaaaatcaaatcaaatacaCTTGACTCGATGAGTCCTTTGGTAGCACGAGATGGGCCAACAGCAGTGCCACGAAACACATTATGAGCACTCAATCGAATTGCTTGATTAGGCAGATTGGAAAGCCAGGTAGTGTTGTCTTTTGAAACCAACGGACCAAGACACTGTTCATCCGCCTCCTCCTCCTCGAAATCCATCTCTTCCTCGTAATCTGCTTCAAACAATACGCC
The DNA window shown above is from Bactrocera tryoni isolate S06 chromosome 4, CSIRO_BtryS06_freeze2, whole genome shotgun sequence and carries:
- the LOC120775239 gene encoding zinc finger protein 225, producing the protein MNPKRAKFTTLTSTVKEEVVPVLIHDPNAPDGAQYAYATFTSAEESESAVESLSGTHETIVSTQEVIIDEHGRAVTIQQLVDNHSVEEVETVEENDGTHTILHIVPSSPIPEETGTESGGDGDASLSPTDSMGNRSKTFYCPNCGNCYSAAGSLKLHMRACMKQREEVPPEQRKCEICNKVFNSVSYLKEHMMRHTGEGPRRCTRCYRKFIDEGKWKAHMESHKQQDKLDAEAQALADQHGGKKIVVKEFTCSFCSQNFTVVFEEGQVKRRYACDECREKYSNAEQLKQHKQMLGEKRDFHCERCGRKFVFEGFLQRHLPTCDGTIKRRRDMK